Within the Desulfosalsimonas propionicica genome, the region GGCGGGTCTTTGTGATTTTTTTTCAGGCCCGCCTTTCCTGTTTGCTTGCCCTTCAAGGACCGGGCCCGGTCCGACGCTTTTCCGCTGATTGTGTGGCGGATTAACGGAAACAGCGCCATTGCCATAAATGCCACCCAAGCAGAGGAGAATTCTTATATGAACATGTACATCGGCAACCTTGCCTATAATGTGACCGAAGAAGACTTAAAAGGCGCTTTTGCCGAATTCGGCACCATTGAAAGTGTCAATGTTGTAAAAGACCGCTTTTCAGGCCAGTCCAAGGGATTTGGTTTTGTGGACATGCCGGACAATTCAGAGGCGGACCGCGCCATCAAGGCACTAAACGGCATCCAGATCAAAGGCCGTTCCATCAAGATCAGCCAGTCCAACCAGAAAACCCGCGGCCGCAAAAAACAGCGCCGCA harbors:
- a CDS encoding RNA recognition motif domain-containing protein; the encoded protein is MNMYIGNLAYNVTEEDLKGAFAEFGTIESVNVVKDRFSGQSKGFGFVDMPDNSEADRAIKALNGIQIKGRSIKISQSNQKTRGRKKQRRR